A single region of the Brassica rapa cultivar Chiifu-401-42 chromosome A03, CAAS_Brap_v3.01, whole genome shotgun sequence genome encodes:
- the LOC103862250 gene encoding protein EXECUTER 1, chloroplastic — MTSLSTPPSQNLAFSAAATLSRLAPVKRPFYPHRLSDHTSLCRCSSGGNSSSPSSSSDDDDGNPRWDAAIQDVLKSAIKRFDSVMSWYGNQDKDAGDGVVSGGQGWGDDIKKEEESEWDWERWKKHFERIDDQDRLLSLLKSQLNGAVKREDYEDAARLKVAIAAASTNDAVGRVMSSFNRAVLEERYKDAVYLRDKAGAGLVGWWSGISEDVKDPFGLIVQITAEHGRYVARSYNPRQLSTSAVGGAPLFEIFLTLDGKGNYKKQAVYLKWKEIFPDLPTMPTRTLNTPRLLTPPVWKRDAGNLAVEPSDDEEESVNSDDDSDLLDESSGFQTFLRDMIPGVKVKVMKVNSPGKGKVDKDFISKVIEQIADDEESDFDIEDIVVEQETKAETDDIELESVTDEVIDSNGVKEIAVKFVISDIVDRLSGNQPLRESLRSPANLESVEKSSFYLRLEKDVNAQEESKGVEGTLVGGKGNRQSRRRVDNIMVDLAKSIEKEKKISVKMLKEVGELLSLTLSQAQNRQQLSGLTKFRRIDVTPSLDPLNGLYIGAHGLYTSEVIHLKRKFGQWKSGKESKKPKDIEFYEYVEAVKLTGDPYVPAGKVAFRAKIGRRYELPHRGLIPEEFGVIARYKGQGRLADPGFRNPRWVDGELVIMDGKYVKGGPVVGFVYWAPEYHFVMFFNRLKLQA; from the exons ATGACTTCCTTATCTACTCCTCCGTCACAAAACCTCGCCTTCTCCGCCGCCGCCACGTTATCCAGACTCGCTCCCGTTAAAAGACCGTTTTACCCTCACCGTCTCTCTGATCATACCTCCCTCTGCCGCTGCTCCTCCGGCGGCAATTCATCCtctccttcttcctcctccgatgatgatgatggtaatCCTAGATGGGACGCTGCGATTCAGGATGTTCTCAAGAGCGCCATCAAACGGTTTGATTCGGTTATGAGCTGGTACGGCAATCAGGATAAGGATGCTGGAGACGGCGTCGTTTCCGGTGGGCAAGGATGGGGGGATGATATCAAGAAGGAGGAGGAAAGTGAATGGGATTGGGAGCGGTGGAAGAAGCATTTCGAACGTATTGATGATCAAGACCGTCTTCTCTCCCTCCTAAAG TCTCAATTGAATGGAGCCGTTAAACGAGAAGACTATGAAGATGCTGCGAGGCTCAAGGTGGCAATTGCAGCTGCATCTACAAATGACGCTGTTGGCAGAGTCATGTCCAGCTTCAAT AGAGCTGTTCTTGAAGAGCGTTACAAGGATGCAGTATACTTACGAGACAAAGCTGGTGCTGGGTTG GTAGGTTGgtggtcgggtatttcggaagATGTCAAAGATCCTTTTGGTCTTATTGTTCAAATCACCGCTGAACATGGGAGATATGTGGCAAGAAGTTATAATCCTCG GCAGCTTAGTACATCTGCTGTGGGTGGTGCTCCTCTTTTTGAAATCTTTCTGACACTTGATGGAAAAGGGAACTACAAAAAACAG GCTGTGTACTTAAAATGGAAGGAGATTTTTCCAGACCTTCCAACTATGCCTACCAGAACTCTGAATACTCCCAGGCTTTTGACTCCACCTGTATGGAAAAGAGATGCAGGTAATCTTGCCGTCGAGCCtagtgatgatgaagaagaaagtgtCAACTCAGACGACGATTCTGATCTCCTTGATGAATCTTCTGGTTTCCAGACTTTCCTGCGAGATATGATCCCTGGAGTCAAAGTCAAGGTTATGAAAGTGAACTCCCCTGGAAAGGGAAAGGTGGACAAAGACTTCATCTCAAAAGTTATTGAGCAGATAGCTGATGATGAAGAGAGTGATTTTGATATAGAAGATATAGTTGTGGAACAAGAAACTAAGGCTGAAACCGATGATATTGAATTGGAATCTGTGACTGATGAAGTCATTGACAGCAACGGAGTGAAGGAAATAGCAGTTAAGTTTGTGATAAGTGATATTGTTGATAGACTTTCTGGAAACCAACCTCTTAGAGAGTCGCTTAGATCCCCTGCCAATCTTGAATCTGTGGAGAAGTCTTCGTTTTATCTTCGGTTAGAGAAGGATGTAAACGCACAAGAAGAGTCCAAGGGTGTGGAAGGTACATTAGTTGGTGGAAAAGGCAACCGCCAAAGCAGACGCAGGGTTGATAACATTATGGTTGATCTGGCTAAATCCattgagaaagagaagaagatttcTGTCAAG ATGCTTAAGGAGGTTGGGGAGCTGTTAAGCCTCACTCTCAGCCAGGCTCAAAACCGTCAACAGTTGTCTGGTTTGACTAAGTTCCGTCGCATTGATGTGACACCATCGCTAGATCCTCTAAATG GGCTATATATTGGAGCACATGGGCTGTATACATCAGAAGTAATTCATTTAAAACGCAAATTTGGGCAGTGGAAAAGTGGAAAGGAGTCTAAGAAGCCAAAGGATATTGAGTTTTATGAATATGTCGAAGCTGTGAAATTAACTGGAGACCCTTATGTACCTGCTGGGAAG GTAGCATTTCGCGCAAAGATTGGGAGACGTTATGAGCTTCCACATAGAGGTCTCATCCCTGAAGAATTTGGAGTG ATTGCTAGATACAAAGGACAAGGTAGGCTTGCAGATCCCGGATTTCGTAATCCAAGATGGGTAGATGGCGAGCTTGTTATCATGGATGGCAAG TATGTTAAAGGAGGGCCTGTCGTTGGATTTGTCTACTGGGCACCTGAATATCACTTTGTGATGTTCTTCAACCGCCTGAAGCTTCAAGCCTAg
- the LOC103862289 gene encoding uncharacterized protein LOC103862289 codes for MGRNIKGNDCSLKTLSGPDRLKTLSGRFVVQMGGLSLVKGTTTEELENLLGFRCSLEDCRKLEEDVSEEEIRKVLFAMPSNKSLGPDGYPCEFFKTSWPIIAQDFTVAVQSVFRFGFMPKGINSTILALVPKRIDSMEMRDYRPIACCNVLYKVISKLLANRLKVLLPRIISAHQSAFVQGRLLMENVLLATELVKEYHKEDISPRCLMKIDISKAFDSVQWSFVLKSLEAIGVPRKFIHWINLCISSPSFSVQVNGELAGYFQSTRGLRQGCSLSPYLFVLCMNVLSHKIDKAVSEKKFSFHPRCKAIALTHLCFADDLMVFVEGSKKSIEGALSVFEDFANWSGLNISIEKSTIFMAGVSTEERSRILRNLPFAVGELPVRVQLIKAVLMSIINFWASVFRLPRPELKTTRAKVAWKEICKLRSEGGLGIRALKEVNMVHGLKLIWRMLSGDSLWGVWIKENLLKRKSFWEVKENTQAGSWMWKKMLKLRDIAKGFYKREIGNGCNTSFWYDNWSSKGAFIEILGEGGVIDMGISKDATVKEAVNKVKRRRRRYRTVLLNAIETELLILEEKLSENGVDGSLWRGKSGFKRKFSTKETWLLVRETHAQNYWKKDIWFSKATPKFAFMSWLAMLDQLSTMDRVARWSQGVDVICIWEHLMRGVLRNSYTTVWSEVIDLLIWSEVIDLLMRTDWDKKRLFCIRYAFQAAIHMLWRERNKIKHGETPLPMEVVKKLLEKGIRNKLSILRYKGGKRMENALQYWFSTRV; via the exons ATGGGGAGAAACATCAAAGGAAACGATTGCTC GCTCAAAACTCTATCCGGTCCCGACAGGCTCAAAACTCTATCAGGGAGATTCGTTGTTCAGATGGGAGGACTGTCACTAGTCAAG GGTACTACTACAGAAGAGTTGGAAAATCTGCTTGGGTTCAGATGTTCTTTGGAAGATTGTAGGAAGTTGGAGGAAGATGTCTCAGAGGAGGAAATTCGAAAAGTGTTGTTTGCAATGCCTTCTAACAAATCTCTGGGACCAGATGGGTATCCTTGTGAGTTTTTTAAAACCTCTTGGCCTATTATAGCTCAAGATTTCACAGTGGCAGTTCAGTCTGTTTTTAGATTTGGATTCATGCCTAAGGGGATTAACTCTACAATCCTAGCTCTGGTTCCAAAAAGGATTGACTCTATGGAGATGCGTGACTACCGTCCTATTGCCTGTTGTAATGTGCTTTACAAGGTGATATCGAAGCTCTTAGCTAATAGACTCAAAGTGCTTCTACCTAGAATCATCTCTGCGCATCAATCTGCGTTTGTTCAAGGTAGGCTCTTGATGGAGAATGTATTATTAGCTACTGAGCTGGTAAAAGAGTATCACAAGGAGGATATCTCTCCTCGTTGCTTGATGAAAATTGATATATCCAAGGCGTTTGATTCGGTCCAGTGGTCGTTTGTGTTGAAGAGTTTGGAAGCAATAGGAGTACCAAGGAAGTTTATACACTGGATTAACCTCTGTAtatcttctccttcattctcagTGCAAGTGAACGGTGAGCTAGCAGGGTATTTTCAGAGTACAAGAGGATTGAGACAAGGATGTTCCTTGTCCCCTTACCTGTTCGTGTTGTGTATGAATGTCTTATCCCATAAGATTGACAAAGCAGTGTCTGAGAAGAAGTTTAGTTTTCATCCTCGGTGTAAAGCTATAGCATTAACCCATCTCTGCTTTGCTGATGATTTAATGGTCTTTGTGGAAGGGTCTAAGAAGTCTATAGAGGGAGCTCTTTCTGTTTTTGAAGACTTTGCAAATTGGTCGGGGCTCAACATCAGTATAGAAAAATCTACTATCTTCATGGCAGGGGTTTCAACTGAAGAAAGAAGTAGGATACTGAGGAACCTTCCGTTTGCAGTGGGGGAGTTACCTGTAAG AGTGCAGTTGATCAAAGCTGTGCTAATGAGTATTATAAACTTCTGGGCATCAGTGTTTAGATTGCCTA GACCGGAGCTCAAAACCACGAGAGCCAAGGTAGCTTGGAAGGAAATTTGTAAGCTAAGGAGTGAGGGTGGTTTGGGTATAAGAGCTTTAAAAGAAGTAAATATGGTTCATGGTCTGAAGCTTATATGGAGGATGCTTTCAGGGGATTCATTATGGGGAGTTTGGATAAAGGAAAATCTACTTAAGAGAAAGAGTTTTTGGGAAGTGAAAGAGAATACTCAAGCTGGTTCCTGGATGTGGAAGAAAATGCTAAAACTCAGAGACATTGCTAAAGGGTTTTATAAAAGGGAAATAGGGAATGGTTGTAATACGTCATTCTGGTATGACAACTGGTCTTCTAAAGGTGCTTTCATTGAGATTTTGGGGGAAGGAGGAGTTATAGATATGGGGATCAGTAAGGATGCTACTGTTAAGGAAGCAGTCAATAAAGTtaaaaggagaagaagacgTTATCGTACAGTGTTGCTTAACGCTATAGAAACGGAATTGCTAATACTGGAAGAGAAGCTGAGTGAAAATGGTGTGGATGGCAGTCTTTGGAGAGGCAAGTCAGGGTTTAAGAGGAAATTTTCAACTAAGGAGACTTGGTTGTTAGTGCGGGAAACTCATGCTCAAAACTACTGGAAAAAAGATATTTGGTTTTCTAAGGCTACTCCAAAATTTGCTTTCATGTCCTGGCTTGCGATGCTTGATCAACTTTCTACGATGGACAGAGTAGCAAGATGGAGTCAGGGAGTGGATGTTATTTGT ATTTGGGAACATCTAATGAGGGGTGTGTTGCGTAATTCTTATACTACAGTTTGGTCTGAGGTGATTGATCTTCTTATTTGGTCTGAGGTGATTGATCTTCTTATGAGGACAGATTGGGATAAGAAGAGATTATTCTGTATAAGGTATGCATTCCAAGCTGCTATACATATGCTTTGGAGGGAACGAAACAAGATTAAGCATGGAGAGACTCCTCTACCTATGGAAGTAGTGAAGAAGCTCTTAGAAAAAGGGATTAGAAACAAGCTGAGTATTCTTAGATATAAAGGAGGCAAGAGAATGGAGAATGCTCTTCAATATTGGTTTAGTACTAGAGTTTAA